A region of the Romboutsia hominis genome:
GGTTTTTTAATAGAAACTAAAACAATACATAAAATCTTATACCCTAAAAAGTATTCAGATTATGTAGAAAGATACTCAAAAGAATTTAATATAGAAGAAAATTTAGTCTATAGTATTATGAAGGCTGAAAGTAAATTTAAAAAGGATGCCATATCTAATAAGGGAGCGAAAGGATTAATGCAAATAAGTGATATAACTAGAAATTGGGCTATAGATGAGCTTAATCTAGAAAATAATATAGATATATTTGATCCTGAAACTAACATAAAAATAGGATGTTGGTATTTAAATAAGCTATATAAAGAATTTGGAAACTTGGATTTAGTTGTAGCAGCATACAATGGTGGTTCAGGTAACGTTAATAAATGGCTTGGAAATAATGAGTATAGCAAGGATGGTAAAATGCTTCACAATATACCATTTACAGAAACATCTAACTATTTAGATAAAGTCAAAAATAATTATAAAAACTATAATAGTATATATGGCAAGGAAGGAAAAAACTAATGAAAAAAACTAAGGTTTTATCTATAATCCTAGTTATAGCAATGATTGTAGTAGGATGTAGTTCTAAAATTGAAACTGAAGATAAAAAAGAAAGTGGTAAGGGTGATATAAATTCAGATTATATAAATTTAACTATGGTAAAGCCCGAGACTATAAATCCTATATTAAACAAAGACAAGTCTGTTGGGTATGTAATGAATCTAATATATGATAGCTTATTTACAATAGACGAAAATTACAATGTAGTACCGCAACTAGTAAAAAAGTACTCAATTGAAAATGGTGGTAAGGAAATAAATATAAAACTAAAAGATGCAAAATGGCATGATAAAAGCCCAGTTACATCTAGTGATGTTAAGTTTACAGTAGATTTTATAAAAAAAAGTGAAGAAAATCCTTATAGTGAATTAGTGAAAAATATAAAATCAGTGCATATAATAAATGATAAAGAATTCAATATAAGCTTAAATGAAAATTATTCATTTTCTATAGAGACACTTATATTCCCTATATTATCTAAAAATAATTTATCTTCTTTATCTAAAAAAGATATAACTAATAATAAGAATAATTTAATAGGAAATGGACCTTACAAAATAGAAAAATATGAAGAACGAGACGGAATGTTCTTAACTAAAAATGAAGATTATTATAAAGAAATACCAAGTACAGCCAAAGATATAAGAGTAGGTATAGTTCCAGATCAAGAGGCACAAGTTGCTATGGTTATGGCGTTAGATAGTGATATAGCCAAGGTATCTTTAAATGATTTAAGTAAATTTCATGAAACTGAATTTAATATTACTAAATATGAAGGACGAGATTATGAGAATATAATCTTTAATTACGATAATCCAATATTATTAGACTCTAACTTAAGAAAAGCTATAGCATATTCAATAGATAAGAAAAAAATATTAGAAGAGGCTTATATGGGGGATGCTAATATTGTTAATTTCCCACTTAATACAAGTTCAAAATATTACAACAAAGATATAAAATCTATTAATTATAATAAAGAAAAAGCTAAAGAATATTTAAGTAAAGTTAAGTTTGATGGTGATAAGAGTAACTCAAAAGA
Encoded here:
- a CDS encoding lytic transglycosylase domain-containing protein produces the protein MNNKKILIILSISLIILTGFLIETKTIHKILYPKKYSDYVERYSKEFNIEENLVYSIMKAESKFKKDAISNKGAKGLMQISDITRNWAIDELNLENNIDIFDPETNIKIGCWYLNKLYKEFGNLDLVVAAYNGGSGNVNKWLGNNEYSKDGKMLHNIPFTETSNYLDKVKNNYKNYNSIYGKEGKN
- a CDS encoding ABC transporter substrate-binding protein, with protein sequence MKKTKVLSIILVIAMIVVGCSSKIETEDKKESGKGDINSDYINLTMVKPETINPILNKDKSVGYVMNLIYDSLFTIDENYNVVPQLVKKYSIENGGKEINIKLKDAKWHDKSPVTSSDVKFTVDFIKKSEENPYSELVKNIKSVHIINDKEFNISLNENYSFSIETLIFPILSKNNLSSLSKKDITNNKNNLIGNGPYKIEKYEERDGMFLTKNEDYYKEIPSTAKDIRVGIVPDQEAQVAMVMALDSDIAKVSLNDLSKFHETEFNITKYEGRDYENIIFNYDNPILLDSNLRKAIAYSIDKKKILEEAYMGDANIVNFPLNTSSKYYNKDIKSINYNKEKAKEYLSKVKFDGDKSNSKDQKENKSNTKSNSQINLKIVVNKNNTDRVKCAHIISENLKAIGIKSEVDELEGEDLEKAISGKKYDLALVGWELSFIPDATPIIKSLDYKDEKLNDYMASLTRATSESQVKDIYDSIQKYVNNNVPMISLVIRNDYMVTNSRIEGKIQPNDFDVYEGITNLTIKNK